GTGACTGCCCTCGACCACCGCGGCCTTCAGCTGCGCCGGCATCGCGTCGGAAACCGGCGCCACCCCCATGGCCACCGCGTCCTGGGCCTCGCCCAGCCCGTGTGCCGTCCGCGCGGGCACTCCGGCGTCGGTCAGTTCGCCGGTGAGGGTGGAGCCCACCCGGCTGCTGATGACGGAGACCAGGACCGAGGTGCCGAGCGCGCCGCCGATCTGCAGCGCGGTGGCCTGGAGACCTCCGGCGACACCGCCGTCCCGCACCGGGGCGTTGCCCACGATGGCCTCCGAGGAGGCGGACATCACCATGCCGACGCCCAGGCCCATCGCGATGAAGGGCGGCCACATGGTGGCGTACGAGGAGTCGGCGCTCCAGGTGAGCATGGTGAACATGGCGGCGGCCTGGAGCAGCATGCCCAGCGGCATGGTGAACCTGGCGCTGAACCGCTCGGTCAGGGCGGCGCCGAGCGGGGAGGCGACCACGGAGGCGAGACTCAACGGCAGGGTGCGGACGCCGGCTTCGACGGGGGAGAAGCCGCGCACGTTCTGCAGGTAGAGCATGACGAAGAAGATCGTGCCGAGCAGGACGAAGAAGTTCAGGGCGGTGATGACGGTGCCCACGGTGAGGGCCGGGTTGCGGAACAGCCGCATGGGCAGCAGCGGGTGGGCGACGCGGGACTCGTGGAGACCGAAGACCAGCAGGACGACCACGCCCGCGCCGATCGCACCGAGGGTGCCGGCCGAAGTCCAGCCCCACGTCTCGCCCTTGACCACACCGAACACGACGGCGAGCAGACCCACGGCGAGCAGGACGACGCCGGGGATGTCGAACCTCTCCCCCGCGGCCGCGGTGTTCTTGCTCTGCGGCAGGACGAGCGCGCTGTAGACGAGGGCGATCACACCGATGGGGGCGTTGATGTAGAAGACGGACTCCCAGTTGACGTGCTGGACGAGCAGACCGCCGACGATGGGGCCGAGCGCGGTGGACACGGACGAGACCATGGCCCAGATGCCGACCGCCATACCGAACTTCCTCGGCGGGAACACCGCGCGCAGCAGACCGAGGGTGTTGGGCATCAGCAGGGCGCCGAAGAACCCCTGGACCGCGCGGAAGGCGATCACGCCCTCGATCGAGCCGGCGAGTCCGATCGCGACGGAGGCGAGGGTGAAGCCGGCGACGCCGATGAGATAGAAGGTGCGCCGCCCCAGACGGTCACCGAGCTTGCCGCCCAGGATCAGGGCGGCCGCCAGGGCCAGCAGATAGGAGTTGGTGACCCACTGGAGGTCGGCGGTGGAGGCGTTGAGGTCGCGGCCGATCTCGGGGTTGGCGATGGACACGACCGAGCCGTCCAGGCCGACCATGAACAGGCCGAAGGCGACGGCGATCAGGGTCAGCCAGGGGTTGGAGCGGGGGCTGCGGCGGGCCTCGTCGACGGGCGCGGGCACCCCGACGGGAACGGCGGTGGAAGAGGGCATGGAGAAGCCAGGTCCTTGTACTGAAGAAGGAGAGGAAGAGGGCGACACGGACGAGCAGGCCGCCCGGGGCGTCAGCCCTGGGCGGCGCGGAGGTGACCGGTCAGGGCGTGCAGGGCACCCACGGCCGCACCGAGCGCCCGGCGCTCCCCGTCCGTCAACGCCTGGAGCGCGTCCACGAGATGGACGCTCATGAGCTGCTCGACCTCGGCGATCCGCTGCCGGGCCAGTGCCGTCAGATACAGGTGCGCGATCCGCTTGTCGGCGGTGTCCTGGCGCCGCTCCAGCTCTTCCTGCCGGGTGAGCTGCGAGACCAGTGCGCTGACGTTGTTCGGCTTCATCATCAGGGCCTCGGCGACCTCGCGGACCGTGGCGCCCTCGTGCGCCCGCACATGCCACAGCAGGGCCAGTTGGGCCTCGGGCGGCTTGGGGTGCGGGAAGTCCTGACTGACCCGCCGGTCCATGGCCCGGTGCAACGCGGGCAGGCACAGCAGGAGATCGGCGGCTACGCGGTCGATCTCCTGGGCGGAGGCGCTGGACGGGGGCACACGGAGATTATGGGTATGCAGAGATACCTATGTCAAGATACCTATGTCAAGGTATCTATCTGTCGGATGTCAGTGCCTCCGCCTAGGGTTCCCACCATGGACAAGACGCCGCCGCCCGCCGAACCCTCCTCGGCGCCGGGGCGCCTCGATGTGGCCGATCCGGGGGCGTACGCAGCGTTGTTGGGACACGCGGACGCAGAGGTCCGCGACCACGCCCTGTTCGCCTTCCAGACCCGTCCCGAGGCGGCGATCGGATACGTCGACCGGTTGACGCCTTTGCTGGGCGACCCGGAAGCCCGGGTGCGTCGGCGAGCGGTCACCACGTTCAAGGAGATCGGCACCGCTGCGGTCCCCGCGCTGCGCCGCCTGCGACAGCGGCCCGCGACCGGGCCCAGGATCCGGGCCACGGCTCTGGAGGCGCTGGCGGCGATCGGCGGACCGGCCGCGCTCGACGACCGGGATCTGGCCGCGTGGCGCCGGCTGACAAGGATCAAGCAGTTCACCGAGACACCGGAGAGGCCGCACCTGTGCGGATCCTGGTACGCGGTCCCGACCGCCGACCAGGCAGCGGTGCTGGCGGCGTTCGACCTCGGTGACCCCGAGCCGGTCACGCTGCGGACCGGTGCGTCGGCCTGGAACCACGACAGTCACAACTGGGGCCGGCGGCACCCGCACGAGCGCTGTTCCCGTGTCTTCGTCGGTCCGGCGCTGGACGGCTGGACGCTGGTCTTCGGTCGCTCGTCGCAGGACACCCACCGCATCGAGGACGCGGACGACCAGGAGAAGGCCCGCAGCGAGGTGGTGCGTGAGCGGTGCGCCGACCTGAGCCGCGGATTCGGGGCCGCGCAGTGGTACGGCATGAGCTGCGGGGACGGCTGGACGGCCTGGTGCATCGCCGAGGGCGGAGAAGTGGTGCGCTTCTACGACGCGTTCGACGCCGCGGAGAAGGGCGACGAGGGCCCCGGGCATCCGGCCGAGTCCGGCTACCGCCTGCCGCACGAGTACGTCGACACCGGCGACGCCCTCGACGCTGTCGGAGACATGCCGGACGGGGCGGATCCGCTGGACGTCGAGGCGTTCTACGCCGGCTACGTCCAGGTGAAGAGGGACCTCGGGATACCCGACACCTGCTACGCCACCGACATCGCCGCCCGCCTCTCCGTCGATCCCGGAGCGCTCGGGGCGAGGACCCGGGTCACGGGTACCGGGGTCCTCGCCCTCACCGCGTGCGGCCGTCGCTACGGTCATCCCGCCGGAGCGCTCACCGTCTGACCGCTAGCCGATCACGAAGAGCAGGTCGCCGCCCTCCACCTGCTGGATCCGGTTGATGGCGAGCCGGGTGACCTTGCCCGCCTTGGGGGCGGTGATCGCGGCCTCCATCTTCATCGCCTCGATGGTGGCGATCGTGCCGCCGGCCGCGACCTCGTCGCCCTCGGCGACCGCGAGCGTCACGACTCCGGCGAACGGGGCGGCGACATGGCCGGGGTTGGAGCGGTCGGCCTTCTCGGTGACCGGGATGTCCGACGCGGCGGCCGCGTCGCGCACCTGGATGGGCCTGAGCTGCCCGTTCAGGGTGGACATCACCGTGCGCATACCGCGCTCGTCGGCCTCACCGACGGCTTCCAGGCCCAGCAG
Above is a window of Streptomyces sp. NBC_00490 DNA encoding:
- a CDS encoding MFS transporter, yielding MPSSTAVPVGVPAPVDEARRSPRSNPWLTLIAVAFGLFMVGLDGSVVSIANPEIGRDLNASTADLQWVTNSYLLALAAALILGGKLGDRLGRRTFYLIGVAGFTLASVAIGLAGSIEGVIAFRAVQGFFGALLMPNTLGLLRAVFPPRKFGMAVGIWAMVSSVSTALGPIVGGLLVQHVNWESVFYINAPIGVIALVYSALVLPQSKNTAAAGERFDIPGVVLLAVGLLAVVFGVVKGETWGWTSAGTLGAIGAGVVVLLVFGLHESRVAHPLLPMRLFRNPALTVGTVITALNFFVLLGTIFFVMLYLQNVRGFSPVEAGVRTLPLSLASVVASPLGAALTERFSARFTMPLGMLLQAAAMFTMLTWSADSSYATMWPPFIAMGLGVGMVMSASSEAIVGNAPVRDGGVAGGLQATALQIGGALGTSVLVSVISSRVGSTLTGELTDAGVPARTAHGLGEAQDAVAMGVAPVSDAMPAQLKAAVVEGSHDAFMNGVHTAVLATGVLAVLGAVAAAIGVRRAPAVEQGV
- a CDS encoding MarR family winged helix-turn-helix transcriptional regulator, whose protein sequence is MPPSSASAQEIDRVAADLLLCLPALHRAMDRRVSQDFPHPKPPEAQLALLWHVRAHEGATVREVAEALMMKPNNVSALVSQLTRQEELERRQDTADKRIAHLYLTALARQRIAEVEQLMSVHLVDALQALTDGERRALGAAVGALHALTGHLRAAQG
- a CDS encoding HEAT repeat domain-containing protein, translated to MDKTPPPAEPSSAPGRLDVADPGAYAALLGHADAEVRDHALFAFQTRPEAAIGYVDRLTPLLGDPEARVRRRAVTTFKEIGTAAVPALRRLRQRPATGPRIRATALEALAAIGGPAALDDRDLAAWRRLTRIKQFTETPERPHLCGSWYAVPTADQAAVLAAFDLGDPEPVTLRTGASAWNHDSHNWGRRHPHERCSRVFVGPALDGWTLVFGRSSQDTHRIEDADDQEKARSEVVRERCADLSRGFGAAQWYGMSCGDGWTAWCIAEGGEVVRFYDAFDAAEKGDEGPGHPAESGYRLPHEYVDTGDALDAVGDMPDGADPLDVEAFYAGYVQVKRDLGIPDTCYATDIAARLSVDPGALGARTRVTGTGVLALTACGRRYGHPAGALTV